Proteins encoded by one window of Salvia splendens isolate huo1 chromosome 5, SspV2, whole genome shotgun sequence:
- the LOC121805560 gene encoding UPF0235 protein At5g63440-like isoform X1: MRGRAQERLRCRSERRIRIRARTLCRKALTPISSFTTASLAAPMFSSPKMPKRKTDNAYVLDRKKHLARLNTSEAGKILLKRGEGKVERQYRMNCVGCELFVCYRAEEDLESASYIYVVDGALSTIAAETNPQDAPVPPCISQLEGGLVQVAIEVEDRAQRSAITRVNADDVRVSVAAVAARGEANNELLEFMGKVLGLKLSQMTLQRGWNNKSKLLVVEDMTARQVYEKLLEAAQP; the protein is encoded by the exons ATGAGAGGGAGAGCGCAAGAGAGGTTGAGATGCCGAAGCGAACGACGCATACGTATTCGAGCGAGGACGCTTTGCCGGAAGGCCCTGACTCCGATCTCTTCGTTTACTACTGCAAGCCTTGCGGCTCCCATGTTCTCATCACCG AAAATGCCCAAAAGAAAAACAGATAATGCATATGTTTTGGACAGGAAGAAGCATCTGGCTAGGCTGAATACTAGCGAAGCAGGAAAGATCCTCTTGAAGCG TGGCGAAGGGAAAGTGGAGAGGCAGTATCGAATGAATTGTGTGGGCTGTGAGCTTTTTGTTTGCTATCGTGCAGAAGAAGATCTGGAGTCTGCTTCGTACATATACGTAGTTGATGGTGCACTCAGTACAATTGCTGCTGAAACTAATCCACAG GATGCTCCTGTTCCACCTTGCATATCCCAATTAGAAGGGGGTCTTGTGCAAGTAGCCATAGAAGTGGAAGACCGTGCACAGCGTTCTGCAATCACAA GAGTGAACGCTGATGACGTTCGAGTTTCTGTAGCTGCAGTTGCTGCCCGAGGAGAAGCTAACAATGAGCTTTTGGAATTCATGGGGAAG GTGCTGGGTCTAAAATTAAGCCAGATGACACTTCAACGAGGGTGGAATAACAAATCAAAGCTCCTGGTG GTAGAAGATATGACAGCTAGACAGGTCTACGAGAAGCTTCTCGAAGCAGCACAACCATGA
- the LOC121805560 gene encoding UPF0235 protein At5g63440-like isoform X2 — protein MPKRTTHTYSSEDALPEGPDSDLFVYYCKPCGSHVLITDTQLQKMPKRKTDNAYVLDRKKHLARLNTSEAGKILLKRGEGKVERQYRMNCVGCELFVCYRAEEDLESASYIYVVDGALSTIAAETNPQDAPVPPCISQLEGGLVQVAIEVEDRAQRSAITRVNADDVRVSVAAVAARGEANNELLEFMGKVLGLKLSQMTLQRGWNNKSKLLVVEDMTARQVYEKLLEAAQP, from the exons ATGCCGAAGCGAACGACGCATACGTATTCGAGCGAGGACGCTTTGCCGGAAGGCCCTGACTCCGATCTCTTCGTTTACTACTGCAAGCCTTGCGGCTCCCATGTTCTCATCACCG ATACTCAATTGCAGAAAATGCCCAAAAGAAAAACAGATAATGCATATGTTTTGGACAGGAAGAAGCATCTGGCTAGGCTGAATACTAGCGAAGCAGGAAAGATCCTCTTGAAGCG TGGCGAAGGGAAAGTGGAGAGGCAGTATCGAATGAATTGTGTGGGCTGTGAGCTTTTTGTTTGCTATCGTGCAGAAGAAGATCTGGAGTCTGCTTCGTACATATACGTAGTTGATGGTGCACTCAGTACAATTGCTGCTGAAACTAATCCACAG GATGCTCCTGTTCCACCTTGCATATCCCAATTAGAAGGGGGTCTTGTGCAAGTAGCCATAGAAGTGGAAGACCGTGCACAGCGTTCTGCAATCACAA GAGTGAACGCTGATGACGTTCGAGTTTCTGTAGCTGCAGTTGCTGCCCGAGGAGAAGCTAACAATGAGCTTTTGGAATTCATGGGGAAG GTGCTGGGTCTAAAATTAAGCCAGATGACACTTCAACGAGGGTGGAATAACAAATCAAAGCTCCTGGTG GTAGAAGATATGACAGCTAGACAGGTCTACGAGAAGCTTCTCGAAGCAGCACAACCATGA
- the LOC121805561 gene encoding elongation factor 1-delta-like codes for MAVSFSDLSSAAGLKKLDEYLLTRSYITGYQASKDDLTVYAAIAKPPSSDYVNVSRWFNHIDALLRISGVSGEGSGVTIEGSAPVRDAIATPPATDTKAVAADDDDDDVDLFGEETEEEKKASEERAAAAKAAGKKKVVGKSSIVLDIKPWDDETDMKVLEEKVRSVQMEGLLWGASKLVPVGYGIKKLQIMITIVDDLVSVDSLIEDYLTAEPINEYVQSVDIVAFNKI; via the exons ATGGCCGTCAGTTTCTCCGACCTCAGTTCCGCCGCCGGCCTTAAGAAGCTCGATGAGTACCTTCTTACCCGCAGTTACATTACTGG GTACCAAGCTTCAAAAGATGATTTGACTGTCTATGCTGCTATAGCCAAGCCTCCATCGTCGGACTATGTCAATGTGTCACGGTGGTTCAACCACATTGATGCGCTGTTGAGGATTTC TGGTGTTTCTGGTGAGGGAAGTGGCGTAACTATTGAGGGATCGGCTCCCGTCCGTGATGCCATTGCAACTCCTCCTGCAACAGACACTAAG GCCGTTGCTGctgatgacgatgatgatgatgtggaCTTATTTGGTGAGGAGactgaagaagagaagaaggcTTCTGAAGAGCGTGCTGCTGCTGCAAAGGCTGCTGGAAAGAAGAAAGTTG TTGGGAAGTCATCGATTGTTTTGGATATTAAACCATGGGACGATGAGACTGACATGAAAGTTCTCGAAGAAAAAGTTAGAAGTGTGCAGATGGAGGGTCTCCTTTGGGGAGCAT CTAAGCTTGTCCCTGTTGGATATGGAATCAAGAAACTGCAAATTATGATAACCATTGTGGATGACTTGGTATCAGTTGACAGCCTCATTGAGGACTATCTTACTGCAGAGCCAATCAATGAATATGTCCAGAGTGTTGACATTGTGGCCTTCAACAAAATTT AA
- the LOC121805968 gene encoding pentatricopeptide repeat-containing protein At5g50390, chloroplastic-like: MDISLPLDQIQSRYKFACSLINPAVFKQKFRFSDEFSLGGRRCRPPIAKFRCSMLDQGLRPRPTPKPRQKEEKNLNKFLEDRKLEKSNSALGVCGQIEKLVLCKRYNEALEMFEIVECDGDVDVSFDTYDALVGACIALRSIRGVKRVFNHMRNCEVDLDLYMMNRVLLMHVKCGMMIDARQLFEDMPDRNSVSWNTIIGGLVDSGDFFDAFRLFLTMCEDISDVCSRTLSTMVRASAGLELISPGQQLHSCALKMGMTGDVFVSCALIDMYSKCGSIEDARLVFELMPEKTTVAWNTIIAGYALHGYSEEALSMYYDMQDSGVKMDHFTYSMIIRVCTRLASLQHAKQAHAGLIRNGFGSDVVANTALVDFYSKWGRLEDARNVFDRMPSKNVVSWNALISGYGNHGRGAEAVDLFERMVDQGMVPNHITFLAVLSACCHSGLSDRGWEIFESMSRDYKVKPRAMHYACMVELLGREGLLDEAFALIRDATFKPTINMWAALLTACRVHKNFELGKYAAEQLYGMGPEKLSNYVVLLNIYSSSGKLDEAAAVLRNLRRKGLRMVPVCTWIEIKKQQYVFSTGDKFHPQTKEIYDNLDNMKLQLSKHGYVPQGNNLLPDVDKREESMLLHHSEKLAISFGLISTPSSTPLQLVQSHRICNDCHNAIKLISTVYKREIAFRDGSRFHHFKEGHCSCGDYW, translated from the coding sequence ATGGACATCTCCTTGCCGCTGGATCAAATCCAGAGCAGATACAAATTCGCATGCTCGCTCATAAACCCCGCTGTTTTCAAACAAAAGTTCAGATTTTCAGACGAATTTTCACTCGGTGGGAGAAGGTGCAGACCCCCTATTGCCAAGTTTAGGTGTTCTATGTTAGACCAAGGATTAAGGCCTCGGCCGACGCCGAAACCTCGTCAAAAGGAGGAAAAGAATCTGAACAAATTTTTGGAGGATAGGAAATTGGAGAAATCCAATTCGGCTTTAGGGGTCTGTGGGCAGATTGAGAAATTGGTTTTGTGCAAAAGGTATAATGAGGCTCTAGAAATGTTTGAGATTGTGGAATGTGATGGCGACGTTGATGTTAGCTTTGATACTTACGACGCGCTGGTGGGTGCTTGCATTGCATTGAGATCGATTCGAGGCGTGAAGAGGGTATTCAATCACATGCGGAACTGCGAGGTGGATTTGGATTTGTATATGATGAATAGGGTGTTGCTCATGCATGTGAAATGTGGGATGATGATTGATGCGCGCCAACTGTTTGAGGATATGCCGGACCGAAATTCAGTTTCCTGGAATACGATAATAGGGGGCCTTGTGGACTCGGGTGATTTTTTTGATGCTTTCAGGTTGTTTTTGACTATGTGTGAGGACATTTCAGATGTTTGTTCTAGGACATTGTCCACGATGGTTCGGGCATCAGCTGGCTTGGAACTTATATCTCCGGGTCAGCAGCTGCATTCTTGTGCTCTGAAGATGGGGATGACTGGAGATGTCTTTGTGTCGTGTGCCTTGATTGATATGTATAGCAAATGTGGTAGCATTGAGGATGCGAGGTTGGTTTTTGAATTGATGCCGGAGAAAACTACTGTAGCATGGAACACTATCATTGCTGGTTATGCACTCCATGGGTATAGTGAAGAAGCACTGAGCATGTATTATGATATGCAGGATTCTGGCGTCAAGATGGACCATTTCACCTATTCAATGATTATACGAGTTTGTACTAGGTTGGCCTCGTTGCAGCATGCAAAGCAAGCCCATGCTGGCCTGATTCGAAATGGTTTTGGATCTGATGTGGTAGCTAATACAGCACTTGTTGATTTCTATAGCAAATGGGGGAGGTTGGAAGATGCTCGGAATGTTTTTGATAGGATGCCCAGTAAGAATGTTGTGTCATGGAATGCCTTGATATCTGGATATGGTAATCATGGCCGTGGAGCTGAGGCAGTTGATTTGTTTGAGCGGATGGTTGACCAAGGAATGGTCCCCAATCATATCACTTTTTTGGCAGTTCTGTCTGCCTGTTGTCATTCAGGATTGTCAGATCGTGGATGGGAAATATTTGAATCCATGAGTAGGGATTATAAGGTGAAGCCTCGTGCTATGCACTATGCATGTATGGTTGAGCTATTAGGGCGAGAAGGGCTCCTGGATGAAGCTTTTGCGCTGATTAGAGATGCTACATTTAAGCCCACGATCAATATGTGGGCTGCATTGCTCACAGCTTGCAGGGTCCATAAAAATTTTGAACTTGGGAAATATGCAGCTGAGCAACTTTATGGGATGGGACCTGAGAAACTATCTAATTATGTCGTGCTATTGAATATCTATAGCAGTTCAGGGAAATTAGATGAAGCAGCTGCAGTCCTCCGGAACTTGAGGAGAAAAGGTCTAAGAATGGTACCTGTTTGTACTTGGATCGAGATAAAGAAGCAGCAGTATGTTTTCTCCACTGGAGATAAGTTTCATCCTCAGACAAAGGAGATATATGATAATTTGGATAATATGAAGCTGCAACTCTCCAAACATGGATATGTACCTCAGGGAAATAATTTGCTTCCTGACGTAGATAAACGTGAAGAATCTATGCTACTTCATCACAGTGAGAAATTGGCTATTTCATTTGGGCTTATTAGCACTCCTAGCTCAACTCCTCTGCAACTTGTCCAGAGTCATAGGATATGTAATGACTGCCACAATGCAATCAAATTGATCTCCACTGTCTACAAACGAGAAATAGCCTTCAGAGATGGTAGTAGATTTCATCATTTTAAAGAAGGCCATTGTTCTTGTGGTGATTACTGGTAA